The Micromonospora sp. Llam0 genome includes a window with the following:
- a CDS encoding enoyl-CoA hydratase/isomerase family protein, translated as MPSIRDEGTEMNIATVALGAGADLTDLTTAVRDAARQTGLAAVLVEVAGETLDPRGDQVAASGAAERLRAALRRAAAPTVLAVTGPVGGAGLAALLHFDVVLSAPTSTFTAGDPDSGALLASDLAGLLTRRIGPGRARHLVLTGRFLGAATALDWGLVAGVDPQCADRAGELARSWADSPGAGLALRALDAAQRLPAADAAGYARDMLPLLTPAPAEDTRSGR; from the coding sequence TCCGTGACGAAGGGACCGAGATGAACATCGCCACCGTCGCGCTGGGCGCCGGCGCCGATTTGACCGACCTGACCACGGCCGTACGCGACGCGGCGCGGCAGACCGGGCTGGCCGCCGTCCTGGTGGAGGTCGCCGGGGAGACGCTGGACCCGCGGGGCGACCAGGTCGCCGCCAGCGGTGCCGCCGAGCGGCTGCGCGCCGCGCTGCGCCGGGCGGCGGCACCGACCGTCCTGGCGGTGACCGGCCCGGTCGGCGGGGCCGGGCTGGCCGCGCTGCTGCACTTCGACGTCGTGCTGTCCGCCCCGACCAGCACGTTCACCGCCGGAGACCCGGACAGCGGGGCGCTGCTCGCCAGCGACCTGGCCGGCCTGCTGACCCGGCGGATCGGGCCGGGACGGGCCCGGCACCTGGTGCTCACCGGCCGGTTCCTCGGCGCCGCCACCGCACTGGACTGGGGTCTGGTCGCCGGGGTCGACCCGCAGTGCGCCGACCGGGCCGGTGAGCTGGCCCGGTCCTGGGCCGACTCCCCGGGTGCCGGACTCGCGCTGCGGGCCCTCGACGCGGCGCAGCGGCTGCCCGCCGCCGACGCCGCCGGCTACGCCCGCGATATGCTGCCGCTGCTCACCCCGGCCCCGGCGGAGGACACCCGGTCAGGCCGGTGA
- a CDS encoding hydroxymethylglutaryl-CoA lyase, producing MTQLQGVVVVEIVEVAPRDGLQNEATLLPTGDKLELVRRAVRHGARRIEVTAFVRPDRVPQMADAEQVAAGLPDPAAGVRYTALVLNERGYLRARDAGFREINMVVLATETFSERNQAMPVAAALRAMAAVRRRAAADGVRVAVTVGAAFGCPFEGEVPVARLATVLRAVLAESPDELVLADTIGVAVPTDVEERFGLAADLAPGLSLRAHFHDTRSTGVANAVAAVRSGVTALDASLAGIGGCPFAPAATGNVATEDLAYTLSRMGVDVGLDLPTVLDDARWLAAALGVTAPGRLSRAGLFPSPA from the coding sequence TTGACGCAACTGCAGGGAGTGGTCGTGGTCGAGATCGTCGAGGTGGCGCCCCGGGACGGGCTGCAGAACGAGGCCACCCTGCTGCCGACCGGTGACAAGCTCGAACTGGTCCGCCGGGCGGTCCGCCACGGCGCGCGGCGCATCGAGGTCACCGCCTTCGTCCGGCCGGACCGGGTACCGCAGATGGCCGACGCCGAGCAGGTGGCCGCCGGTCTGCCGGACCCCGCCGCCGGGGTGCGCTACACCGCCCTGGTGCTCAACGAACGCGGTTATCTGCGGGCCCGCGACGCCGGCTTCCGTGAGATCAACATGGTGGTGCTCGCCACCGAGACGTTCAGCGAACGCAATCAGGCAATGCCGGTGGCGGCGGCGCTGCGGGCGATGGCGGCCGTCCGCCGCCGGGCCGCCGCCGACGGGGTACGGGTCGCGGTGACGGTCGGGGCGGCGTTCGGCTGCCCGTTCGAGGGCGAGGTCCCGGTCGCACGACTGGCGACCGTGCTGCGTGCGGTGCTCGCCGAATCGCCGGACGAGCTGGTGCTGGCCGACACGATCGGGGTGGCGGTGCCGACCGACGTGGAGGAGCGCTTCGGCCTGGCCGCCGACCTCGCCCCCGGACTGTCGCTGCGGGCGCACTTCCACGACACCCGCAGCACCGGGGTGGCCAACGCGGTGGCGGCGGTCCGGTCCGGTGTCACCGCCCTGGACGCCAGCCTGGCCGGGATCGGCGGCTGCCCGTTCGCACCGGCCGCCACCGGCAACGTGGCCACCGAGGACCTCGCCTACACGTTGAGCCGGATGGGCGTCGACGTGGGACTGGACCTGCCGACGGTGCTGGACGACGCCCGCTGGCTGGCCGCCGCGTTGGGCGTCACCGCCCCGGGCCGGCTCAGCCGGGCGGGACTGTTCCCGTCACCGGCCTGA
- a CDS encoding CaiB/BaiF CoA-transferase family protein — MTHAPPDGTPDTAPPLAGVRVIEMGSLIAGPFCGQLLADHGAEVIKVEPPGVGDPMREWGREKSDGRSLWWPIIARNKKSITLDLRTGDGQQIARDLLADADVLLENFRPGTVEKWGLGFDQLTTINPGLVMVRVSGFGQHGPYAERPGYGAIAEAMGGLRYVVGDPSTPPSRVGISLGDSLAATFATLGTLLALRARDRTGTGQVVDAAIYEAVLALMESLVPEYGLAGFVRERSGPILPNVAPSNVYPTSDGAMVLIAANQDTVFRRLAAAMGHPQLGTDERYASHTARGRHQAELDAQIADWTRTLSVDALTETLIAHSVPVGKIYRAPEMLTDPHFQARRTIVSVDDPALGAVPMQNVFPRLDRTPGVVRHTGPALGAHNDEVYQGLLGMTAERYARLRTAGVI, encoded by the coding sequence ATGACGCATGCGCCGCCGGACGGCACCCCGGACACCGCACCGCCACTGGCCGGAGTGCGGGTCATCGAGATGGGCTCCCTGATCGCCGGCCCGTTCTGCGGGCAGCTCCTCGCCGACCACGGCGCCGAGGTGATCAAGGTCGAGCCGCCGGGCGTCGGCGACCCGATGCGCGAATGGGGACGGGAGAAGTCCGACGGACGGTCGCTGTGGTGGCCGATCATCGCCCGGAACAAGAAGTCGATCACCCTCGACCTGCGCACCGGGGACGGCCAGCAGATCGCCCGCGACCTGCTGGCCGACGCGGACGTGCTGCTGGAAAACTTCCGGCCCGGCACGGTGGAGAAGTGGGGACTCGGCTTCGACCAGCTCACCACGATCAACCCGGGGCTGGTCATGGTCCGGGTCTCCGGGTTCGGACAGCACGGGCCGTACGCCGAACGACCCGGCTACGGCGCGATCGCCGAGGCGATGGGCGGGCTGCGGTACGTCGTCGGCGACCCGTCCACCCCGCCCAGCCGGGTCGGCATCAGCCTCGGCGACTCCCTCGCCGCGACGTTCGCCACCCTCGGCACCCTGCTCGCGCTGCGCGCCCGCGACCGCACCGGCACCGGTCAGGTCGTCGACGCCGCGATCTACGAGGCGGTCCTCGCGCTGATGGAGTCCCTGGTGCCCGAGTACGGGCTGGCCGGCTTCGTCCGCGAACGCAGCGGACCGATCCTGCCCAACGTGGCGCCGTCGAACGTCTACCCCACCAGCGACGGCGCGATGGTGCTGATCGCCGCGAACCAGGACACCGTCTTCCGTCGGCTGGCCGCCGCGATGGGCCACCCGCAGCTCGGCACCGACGAACGGTACGCCAGCCACACCGCCCGGGGCCGGCACCAGGCCGAGCTGGACGCCCAGATCGCCGACTGGACCCGGACCCTCAGCGTGGACGCCCTCACCGAGACGCTGATCGCCCATTCCGTACCGGTCGGCAAGATCTACCGGGCGCCGGAGATGCTCACCGACCCGCACTTCCAGGCCCGCCGGACCATCGTGTCGGTCGACGATCCGGCGCTCGGCGCGGTGCCGATGCAGAACGTGTTCCCCCGGCTGGACCGCACCCCCGGCGTGGTCCGGCACACCGGCCCGGCACTCGGCGCCCACAACGACGAGGTCTACCAGGGTCTGCTCGGAATGACCGCCGAGCGGTACGCGCGGTTGCGGACCGCCGGCGTCATCTGA
- a CDS encoding SDR family NAD(P)-dependent oxidoreductase yields the protein MTAADPQVLRPGLLAGRTALVTGAGTGIGRAVALRLAGLGALVVGVGRRPEPLAGTAGLAAPGRFVARPLDVRRPEQVTDLIAEVGRRYGLDILVNNAGGQFVAPATGISTRGFAAVTDLNLTAVTRLTESARPWLAARGHGRVVNVSLSAPEAGIPGLAHSAAARAGVLGLTRSLAQRWSADGIRCNCLAPGTVLTDGVRHELTGTVLAEVLRRTPLGRATTPDEVAELVGFLAGPAGEWITGQLIALDGGATLVGAAGALLRHG from the coding sequence GTGACGGCCGCCGATCCGCAGGTGCTGCGCCCCGGTCTGCTCGCCGGCCGGACCGCGCTGGTCACCGGCGCCGGCACCGGTATCGGCCGGGCGGTCGCGCTGCGGCTGGCCGGCCTCGGTGCCCTGGTGGTCGGCGTCGGGCGACGGCCGGAGCCGCTGGCCGGCACCGCCGGGCTGGCCGCACCGGGCCGGTTCGTCGCCCGGCCGCTGGACGTGCGTCGCCCGGAGCAGGTCACCGACCTGATCGCCGAGGTGGGCCGCCGGTACGGCCTGGACATCCTGGTCAACAACGCGGGCGGGCAGTTCGTCGCGCCGGCTACCGGGATCTCCACCCGGGGGTTCGCCGCGGTGACCGACCTGAACCTGACGGCGGTCACCCGGCTGACCGAGTCGGCGCGTCCGTGGCTCGCCGCACGCGGCCACGGCCGGGTGGTGAACGTCTCGCTGTCCGCGCCGGAGGCCGGTATCCCGGGCCTGGCCCACTCGGCCGCCGCTCGCGCCGGGGTGCTGGGCCTGACCCGGTCGCTGGCGCAGCGCTGGTCCGCCGACGGGATCCGGTGCAACTGTCTGGCGCCGGGCACCGTGCTGACCGACGGCGTACGCCACGAACTCACCGGCACCGTGTTGGCGGAGGTGCTGCGCCGTACCCCGCTGGGCCGGGCCACCACCCCGGACGAGGTGGCCGAGCTGGTCGGCTTCCTGGCCGGGCCGGCGGGGGAGTGGATCACCGGCCAGCTGATCGCCCTGGACGGCGGCGCCACGCTCGTCGGCGCCGCGGGTGCGCTGCTACGCCACGGCTGA
- a CDS encoding SDR family NAD(P)-dependent oxidoreductase — translation MSRAAPAAPATGGGRPTGPDLTDRVALVTGGGSGIGAATAHRLAAAGARVLVADRDLPAAEAVAARIGPAAVAHRVDIGDADSVAAMVAAVVRRFGRLDIAHNNAGVTGVFADTADYPAHVWDRVLAVNLTGTFHCLRVEIAQLLAQGGGGSIVNTASGAALRGVPASAAYVASKHGIAGLTRTAAIEYAAAGIRVNAVCPGLVRTPIVRFDTTALEAAHPIGRAAEPQEIAEVVCWLASDAASYVTGALLPVDGGLVAGLVRP, via the coding sequence GTGAGCCGGGCCGCACCGGCTGCACCCGCCACCGGCGGTGGCCGGCCGACCGGTCCCGACCTGACCGACCGGGTGGCGCTGGTCACCGGCGGTGGGTCCGGGATCGGCGCGGCGACCGCGCACCGGCTGGCGGCGGCCGGTGCCCGGGTGCTGGTCGCCGACCGTGACCTGCCGGCCGCCGAGGCCGTCGCGGCGCGGATCGGTCCGGCCGCCGTGGCGCACCGGGTCGACATCGGTGACGCCGACTCCGTCGCCGCGATGGTCGCCGCCGTGGTCCGGCGGTTCGGCCGGCTCGACATCGCGCACAACAACGCCGGGGTGACCGGCGTGTTCGCCGACACCGCCGACTACCCGGCACACGTCTGGGACCGGGTGCTGGCGGTGAATCTGACCGGCACCTTCCACTGCCTGCGCGTCGAGATCGCCCAGCTGCTCGCCCAGGGCGGCGGCGGGTCGATCGTCAACACCGCGTCCGGGGCCGCGTTGCGCGGGGTGCCGGCGTCGGCTGCGTACGTGGCCAGCAAACACGGCATCGCCGGACTCACCCGGACCGCGGCGATCGAGTACGCCGCCGCCGGTATCCGGGTCAACGCGGTCTGTCCCGGCCTGGTCCGCACCCCGATCGTCCGGTTCGACACCACCGCGCTGGAGGCGGCACACCCGATCGGGCGGGCCGCCGAACCGCAGGAGATCGCCGAGGTGGTCTGCTGGCTCGCCTCGGACGCCGCCAGCTATGTCACCGGGGCGCTGCTGCCGGTCGACGGCGGCCTGGTCGCCGGGCTGGTCCGGCCGTGA
- a CDS encoding TetR/AcrR family transcriptional regulator: MATRERNRTAASDIARRRMERRLASGRKSDARWQEVLDGAARVFQRLGYAQTTLEDVATEVGINRATLYYYVGTKEELLVSLLHQPIEQMRLELEQIVAEPTPPPEKLTRGLRAYVHAMQRRPELFIFVGENIHKVMTGDEVTDIQRNADLWGRLLTKVITDGAASGDFRSDVDPNVAVLGIVGMFNWTYRWFDPDGPRSLADFGEIFIELALSSLAPKS; this comes from the coding sequence GTGGCGACCCGGGAACGCAACCGGACGGCAGCCAGCGACATCGCCCGCCGGCGGATGGAGCGCAGGCTGGCCAGTGGCCGCAAGTCCGACGCCCGCTGGCAGGAGGTCCTGGACGGGGCGGCCCGGGTGTTCCAGCGGCTCGGCTACGCCCAGACCACCCTGGAGGACGTGGCCACCGAGGTCGGCATCAACCGGGCCACGCTCTACTACTACGTCGGCACGAAGGAAGAGCTGCTCGTCTCGCTGCTGCATCAGCCGATCGAGCAGATGCGCCTGGAGCTGGAGCAGATCGTCGCCGAGCCGACACCGCCGCCGGAGAAGCTCACCCGCGGGCTGCGCGCCTACGTGCACGCAATGCAGCGCCGGCCGGAGCTGTTCATCTTCGTCGGCGAGAACATCCACAAGGTGATGACCGGCGACGAGGTGACCGACATCCAGCGCAACGCCGACCTGTGGGGCCGGCTGTTGACGAAGGTGATCACCGACGGCGCGGCCAGCGGCGATTTCCGCTCCGACGTCGACCCGAACGTCGCGGTGCTCGGCATCGTCGGGATGTTCAACTGGACCTACCGCTGGTTCGACCCGGACGGGCCGCGCAGCCTGGCCGACTTCGGCGAGATCTTCATCGAGCTGGCCCTGTCCAGCCTGGCACCGAAGTCCTGA